A segment of the Sporomusaceae bacterium FL31 genome:
AACCGGACGCTTTGTAGTTGGCGGGCCACAAGGTGATGCTGGATTAACTGGCCGGAAAATCATTGTTGATACTTACGGCGGCATGGCTCGTCATGGTGGCGGAGCATTTTCTGGAAAAGATCCAACAAAAGTTGACCGGTCTGCTGCTTACGCGGCGCGTTATGTTGCGAAAAATGTTGTAGCAGCTGGTTTGGCTGATAAATGTGAAATTCAGCTTGCTTATGCGATTGGTGTTGCACGGCCGGTGTCAATCATGGTTGAGACTTTTGGTACAGCCAAAGTTGATGAAAAGGTTATTGTTAAGCTTATTGAAAAACATTTTGATTTACGTCCAGCTGGTATCATTAAAACTTTGGACTTGCGTAGACCTATCTATCGACAAACTGCAGCTTACGGGCATTTTGGACGCACTGATATTGAATTGCCTTGGGAGCGTACAGATAAAGCTGAAATTTTAAATAAAGAAGCAAATATTTGATGCAAATGGTCATACTAACTTTGCTGGACTCAATTATTGTTTAGGAGGTTAGTATTGCAATGGCTACAAAAAAAGCAGTATACACTGTAGGCGGCTTAAAAGGTGAACATTGCCGAGCACGAATTGAGCATACGTTATCACATCTCCCGGGGGTTACAAGTGTTGATGTAAATATTGGCACCAAGCAGGTCGATGTTGCTTATAACCCAGAACTAATTGCTGGTGGCTATATCGAGGAAACCTTGCAAACTCTTGGCTATTCTATCCAAGGTTAGGTGCCATGATGAAACTCCACTTTGCGCCGTTTGCCAGATGTCGAATTAAACGATTCTTTAAGCGACTGCCTATGGATACAGGTTTTGACTGGGAGATTTTATAGTCAGCTATTAAAATGCATTTCAGCAGGTGCTGAAGCATACAATCGCGAATACAGTATTAATCAAAGAAGAAAGGGTCTCATTTGAGCCCCTTTCTTCTTATTCCTCATAGTACATTTTTTACAATACCTAAACTTTTTCGTTAGTGGTGATTGGATGCAAAAGATTGCTCAGGTTCATGTTAATATTCCAACAAAATCTATAAATAAAGCATTTTCGTACTTGATACCACCTAACTTGCAATATTTAGATGTTGGGTGGCGCGTTCTTGTGCCTTTTGGGAATCGAAAGATTGAAGGTTTTATTATTAAAACTGAGATGAGTAATTCTGAGGGACTGAAATTTCTTATTGAGCCTTTAGATGATCTACCTTGGTTTGATGAAAACATGTTGAAAACGTCAGAATGGATTAGTCATTATTATTTATGCAGCCTTGCCGAAGCAATGCGTCTCTTTATTCCTGGGAAAACAGGTCTTAAATCCTATTTAACTTATCAAGTAAATGATGCTATTGCATTTGATCAAGCAGTTTTAATATTATCATTGAAATCTGATCAATATTTGACTGTATATCAATATTTAGTAACAAATGGACCGGCGACGTTACCGCAAATCCAAAAAACTTTTCCTGACAATTGCCTGAAAATACTGAATGATTTAATTAGCAAGAAGTTGATCTTTAAAGATTATAAATTGAATAAGCAAATAAAGCCAAAATACATAACCGTTTTGTCACGAGCTATTGATAAGGATGCCTTTCAGGAGCACCTGAAAGGTAGTATGGGAAAGCCTGCTCAACAAAGGCTCTTGACTGCTTTACTTGACAAAGAAATTCTTGATAATAATGATTTAAAGCAGCTTAAAGTAAGTTCCGATACGATCAAGCGTTTAGTGACTGCAGGTTTAATAACTGTTGGCAAAAAGCGCTTAATGCGTGACAGTTATTCAAATATATCAGGTAACTATGAAAAAATTAGTCTTAATCAAGATCAGGAATTTGTATTAAAAAAATTATTATCTACTATTCACGGACAGTCATATCAATCCTTTTTACTTCATGGAATTACTGGTAGTGGTAAAACACAAGTATATATTGAAGCTGTTGCCGAAGTAAGGAAAAAAGGCCGGCAAGCTATCATTCTCGTCCCTGAGATTGCATTAACCAGCCAAATTGTTGCTCGTTTCCGTGCAAGATTTCATGATGATATTGTAGTGATGCATAGTAAATTATCAATTAATGAGCGTAATGATGCCATCCAACGCTTACGCATTGATCAAGCAGGGATTGTCATTGGTGCACGTTCGGCAATATTTGCTCCTTTAGAGAATTTAGGAATTATTATTATTGATGAAGAACACGAGTTTACCTATAAGCAAGAAGAAGCACCGCGTTATCATACCCGTGAAGTTGCATTTAAACGGGCGCAACTCGCCTCCGCTTTAGTTGTTCTTGGCAGTGCAACGCCTTCAGTAGAAACTTATTATGAGGCTATAGAGCACAAACATACTTTATTAGAAATGCCTAATCGCGTTGACGGAGCCAGTTTACCCGCAATAGAATTAGTAGATATGCGGGAGGAGTTACGGCGTGGCAGGCGTAATGTGATCTCGTTGCCTTTGCAAAATTTAATTCATAATACCATTGAACAAGGAGAACAGGTTATCATATTATTGAATCGCCGAGGGTATTCTACTTTTGTAATGTGCCGCGAGTGTGGTTATGTGATAAGTTGTAACCAATGTGCAGTGTCGATGGTTTATCATAAAGCAGGAAATCTAAGATGTCATTACTGTCAGTCTAGTGTAAGTCCACCTGATGTTTGCCCATCTTGTTCAAGCCGCTATATTCGCTATTTCGGGACGGGAACGCAGCGCTTGGAAGATGAATTGGTTAAAATTTTTCCTAATGCAAGAATGATTCGTATGGACCAGGATACTACTGGCGGCAAAATGGCACATGATCGTATTTTGCATTCTTTTGCACAGGGAAATTATGATATTTTACTAGGCACCCAGATGGTAGCAAAAGGCCATGATATAAAGAATGTCACGGCTGTAGGAATTATTACCGCAGATTCAGTTTTAAATCTTCCTGATTTTAGAGCAGCAGAGCGAACCTTTTCATTATTGACTCAAGCCGCTGGTCGCGCCGGTCGTGGTGAAGTAAGCGGGAAGGTTGTTATACAGACGTATAATCCGGAGCATTATGCCATCGAGGATGGCGCTAAACATGACTATAAAGCTTTTTATGATAAAGAGATTGTTTTTCGTAAATCTTTGGACTATCCGCCGTTCAGCAAAATAACAAAGCTTACAATAACTGCGCCAGGAGAGAGTGAAGTTCGTCATAAAGCTGAAACTATTGCTGCTGATTTAAGAGTTGCATTAGGTGAAGATAGTAAATTTATACAAGGCCCTTTTCTTGCTACGATTGCGAAAATCAATAATAGTTTTAGGATGAATATATTGATTAAATCCTTAGATCATTCGAACGTTAATCAACACATATTACGGCTTAATCTGCATATGCGTCCAGATATTATTATTGATATCGATCCATTAAATGTAATGTAGCAGGGTTATACATCTACTCTGCATAGATTTTTTTAGGGTTATATGGTAGAATTTGTGCAGGATTGTTATAATTCGGGTATATAGGAGGTTTACAATGGCAATCTTAGAAATTAGAAAAGCTGGTGACAAGGTTTTAAAAGAGCTCTGTGCACCTGTTGGTAAAATTGATCGCAAAATCAGACAGTTACTTGATGATATGGCACAAACCATGTATCATGCCGACGGTGTGGGTTTAGCTGCACCTCAAATAGGCGTGTCTTTGCGAGTTATCGTTATCGATGCTGGCGATGGGCTAATAGAACTCATCAATCCAGTTCTGATAGAGTCCGAAGGTGAGGAACAGGGAACTGAGGGATGCCTAAGTGTTCCTGGTATTTATGGAGAAGTAGATCGTTTCAGTAAAGTAATTGTTGAGGGGCTTACTCGTAATGGCAAGAAAGAACGAATTGTAGGTACAGGCTTGTTGGCGAGAGCATTGCAGCATGAAATGGATCATCTCGATGGTGTGCTATTTATTGATAAGGCTCAAACTTTATGTAAGAGGTCATGAATATGTCAAATTTGCGCGTAGTTTTTATGGGGACTCCTGAATTTGCTGTTCCATGCTTAGAAATGCTGATTCAAGAGCAATACGATATTATCGCGGTTGTAACACAGCCGGATCGTCCCAAAGGTAGAGGGCAGAAACTTGTGGCGTCGCCGGTTAAAGAATTTGCACTAAAACATGGTCTGCAAGTTTTACAGCCGGAAAAAATTAAGACAATTGAGTTTGAAGATCAGCTTGCGGCACTTAATCCTGATGTCATTATTGTCGTGGCATTTGGACAAATTTTATCGAAGCGTATTTTAGATATTCCTGCGCTAGGGTGCATTAACGTCCACGCATCATTATTACCAAAGCTTCGTGGTGCTGCGCCAATTCATTGGTCGATCATTGAAGGTGAGACCATTACCGGCGTAACTACTATGTATATGGATGTTGGCCTGGATACTGGTGACATGATTTTAAAGTCCGAAGTACCAATCAGTGACAATGCGATAACCGGTGAAATTCATGATCAATTAAAGCTGGTTGGCGCGAGTGTACTTAAAGAAACTTTGATGTTGATTGTTCAGCAAGCAGCTCCGCGTATTCCACAGAATCATCAGGATGCAACTTATGCTCCTCTTTTAACTAAAATGATAGAAAAGATTAATTGGGAGCGATCGGCTGTTGAAATTCATAACTTAATCCGTGGCCTT
Coding sequences within it:
- the priA gene encoding primosomal protein N', with translation MPFGNRKIEGFIIKTEMSNSEGLKFLIEPLDDLPWFDENMLKTSEWISHYYLCSLAEAMRLFIPGKTGLKSYLTYQVNDAIAFDQAVLILSLKSDQYLTVYQYLVTNGPATLPQIQKTFPDNCLKILNDLISKKLIFKDYKLNKQIKPKYITVLSRAIDKDAFQEHLKGSMGKPAQQRLLTALLDKEILDNNDLKQLKVSSDTIKRLVTAGLITVGKKRLMRDSYSNISGNYEKISLNQDQEFVLKKLLSTIHGQSYQSFLLHGITGSGKTQVYIEAVAEVRKKGRQAIILVPEIALTSQIVARFRARFHDDIVVMHSKLSINERNDAIQRLRIDQAGIVIGARSAIFAPLENLGIIIIDEEHEFTYKQEEAPRYHTREVAFKRAQLASALVVLGSATPSVETYYEAIEHKHTLLEMPNRVDGASLPAIELVDMREELRRGRRNVISLPLQNLIHNTIEQGEQVIILLNRRGYSTFVMCRECGYVISCNQCAVSMVYHKAGNLRCHYCQSSVSPPDVCPSCSSRYIRYFGTGTQRLEDELVKIFPNARMIRMDQDTTGGKMAHDRILHSFAQGNYDILLGTQMVAKGHDIKNVTAVGIITADSVLNLPDFRAAERTFSLLTQAAGRAGRGEVSGKVVIQTYNPEHYAIEDGAKHDYKAFYDKEIVFRKSLDYPPFSKITKLTITAPGESEVRHKAETIAADLRVALGEDSKFIQGPFLATIAKINNSFRMNILIKSLDHSNVNQHILRLNLHMRPDIIIDIDPLNVM
- the copZ_2 gene encoding copper chaperone CopZ; the encoded protein is MATKKAVYTVGGLKGEHCRARIEHTLSHLPGVTSVDVNIGTKQVDVAYNPELIAGGYIEETLQTLGYSIQG
- the fmt gene encoding methionyl-tRNA formyltransferase; the protein is MSNLRVVFMGTPEFAVPCLEMLIQEQYDIIAVVTQPDRPKGRGQKLVASPVKEFALKHGLQVLQPEKIKTIEFEDQLAALNPDVIIVVAFGQILSKRILDIPALGCINVHASLLPKLRGAAPIHWSIIEGETITGVTTMYMDVGLDTGDMILKSEVPISDNAITGEIHDQLKLVGASVLKETLMLIVQQAAPRIPQNHQDATYAPLLTKMIEKINWERSAVEIHNLIRGLNPWPGAYCCYQNRVLKIWRSRIHDADMATTRPGRVVKVTAEGILVETGLGVIEILEVQPESKRRMLAKECACGYCINTGEIFG
- the def gene encoding peptide deformylase; amino-acid sequence: MAILEIRKAGDKVLKELCAPVGKIDRKIRQLLDDMAQTMYHADGVGLAAPQIGVSLRVIVIDAGDGLIELINPVLIESEGEEQGTEGCLSVPGIYGEVDRFSKVIVEGLTRNGKKERIVGTGLLARALQHEMDHLDGVLFIDKAQTLCKRS